ACAATTTTCATAGTCATTAGTCCTTTAATTATGTGATCAACATCACCAAAACCCTCTTAgagcttgattgcacttacaatctcccctTTTTGGTAAATGTTGACAACACAATTAAAGCTTACATAAGATTGTGCTTGTGATAGCATGAATACAAGGATCCCCCttaatatatgcaagatttattTGGAATTATGAAAATGTCCCTTCAAGACATACTTTGCACATATTAAGAGCTAGTGTGAAAGATACATTATATTCATATCATCGTGGGGTGCAGAAGAACTATGTCATAAGTAATTTGTGATGCGAATGAGAGAAAGGGACAGAACAAAAATGTTCTGAGTGTGCAGATCGCGAAGCCTCTGGGCCAGATCATGGAACCTCCGCGAGCATGGAGCCTCCAGACCTAAGCGTGGAGCCTCTATGTTCTGTACATCTAGAACACTTTTAAAGACATCACGGATAAAATAAATAGGCACCACATAGAACTAACTGAGCTAGCAACGCATAAAAAAACATAGACAATTATACTTAGTTCTAACAAGGTATTACACACAAGTTTGAAAACCATGTCCATGACCACAAATCACCACACAAAGGTGAGTCAAAGTTATTATTATAGACCACTGAAAGAAGGAGAGTTCAAAAATGACCTCGCCATACAAAGGCGAGTCAAAGTTATTATTACAGACCACTAAAAGAAGGAGAGTTTGGAAACAACCTTGACTCTCACAACTCGCACCTACACTTCTCAACTTACTACACAACTTGACAAGCCAAACCAAAAGAAGACCACTCAATCTTGTCACTCCCCCTTTGTCAACAAGAGCCAAAAAGGAGGAAAAGAACAAGAGAGGTAAGAAAGTGTCATCTCACTGCTCTCTACTCTAGTCACtaccatcatcatcaccatcatcacctgcTAGATCAGTCTGCTGCTTGTTGCCAGAACTAGTCTCCTCTACTGACTCCTTATCACTCTCACTGACAACAGCCCTGCCAACCCTATGTGTAGTGGCGGTGAACCTCTATGGCCTGGATCTCTCACGCCTAAGAGCACTCATCCTCTCTCCAAGAGACTCACAGTCATGTGGGAGATCCAGGCCATAAGGTGGAAACACTAGAGGAGGTGGAATCTCTCTAGTTGGAAGACCCATTTGTTTCACCATCTCATTTATGTCTCTTCTCCCCTCATATGCATTGTCAACATCATACTAACACATACAAAAGATGCccttgagcaaatccttgagcttgCTCCCCTAGACCTATGTTGAGATCTACCCTCTGCTGCAGCTAATGTGCTTGCTGCTCCAACAAGTGCCTCCCAGCTAGAATGCTTCTATGGATTTAGCTTGTAGGGCCTATGCACCACACCCTTCTTGAATTCAATGCTAGACACCCTCTCAATGGCATACATGACATAGGGAGCATATGGTAGGTCATTTATAACATCATCCATAGAATCACTCAACTCAGCCTAGATGAACCTACTCATAGAGAAACCATCACTACCAGGAACCATTCTAGCAAGTAGGTTCTTTGCATACTTTCTCAGTGAGGTGGAGTCACCACCTTTTGGATTAATTGTCTCTCTAAAAGGTTGTTCATAGCATAATAATAGGGCTTTAGACCCACTGTTTTTCCATCCGCTAGGTCCCTCCTTTCATAGGCAAAGACAATGTCATTTGGCTTCATTATAGGCTCAGTCTGAATGGTGTCAGACTGTCTGCATATCTATCTCCACTTCCAAACCCAAGTAACAGAGCAAAAGTAGTGAAGTCTACCTTGTAGTGGACTCCTTCAGTCATCTAGTGAATAGTTTCATTTACAACATCATGGAAGAAAGTGGCATGAAACTGAGCTAATATCTCTCTATTTTAATCATATTGGAAACTCATGCTGTCCTTTAGCCCATGCTGAGTCACTGTATCAATTACTCTCCTAGAGTCTGATGTGTCCATACTCTCAATGTGGTCCCAATCAATGTATTTCATTTGCACTATATTCTTGTCCTTGGCCAGAATCACTGTCTTATAgaaatcaaattgaaaaagtGACCAAAACCTATAGTCAATGCCTTTGTCATTCAACCATATGTAGGGATTTTCTGTCCTAGCTTTCTTCACTTGCACTCCCAAGTTATGATAATTGTTGTGCTGCCTCTAGACTCCCTGGTCATAGATCATAGGCTCTCTTACCACATGAGCTCCTTGATGATAAACCATATACGATGGATCAAACTCAAGAAGATGCGAAGGTGTGTCTGGTGCACCAATGGCGGGAATTAATTTTCCTTGTACCTCCATCATCATTTGGTCCAATACCATGACTAGCACCACCAGCAACTCAACTAGTACCATTGCCCTAACCTAAGCCTCTCCTGGTCAATGCCTTGCAAGTTCCTCTACCTCGGACTTGCTGCCCACTGCTATCAGCAAGCTCTCTAAAGACAAGATCTCTGATTTCTATGTTAACCGAATCATGAGACCCCTTCTACCTTTTCTCACTTCTTTTTTCTGGATCACCTTCCATCTAAGCAGAAAACAAAGAAGTATATAAGAATCTAGTGCCAAACATAATAGTGGCATTACACTAGGTTTGAGTAGAGTTTTGAATCAAACCAAGGCCATGGAGCCTCCATGCTATGGTGTGGAGCCTCCGAGACTCGAAGCCTCCATGTTCTGGTAGATCACACCCTAAGTTTGATTCAACCTTTGGCAACGAAATATGATCTGTAGTCTATCTAGGGGTATACCCAAGGCAGTAGATTATcggtagacaggtgcgcaagctatgaaCTAGATGATGACGCAAGACAAAACACAAGGactttatccaggttcggccgttcTGAGGGTATAATACCTACTTCCTATGTCTGATTGTATTACTGTATGATGATTTGAGATGAGTATGACCAGTCCTCTAGGagagaaagaagagaaggaatggACGAGAAACGAAAGGATGAGTTTCATAGGCTGAGCGGTGCGCTGAATGTCTTCCGGTCTTGCGTAGATGGATACGTGCGTGTGTGCGTGCATTGGTCCAGTAACTAGGCTAATATAAAATATTATATGCCATCAACACGTGAAACCTAAGCTTGGTAACCAGTTCACGTACTATGCGCAAATCTATGAGATCTATAGTCTTCATGTTGTGTGCTACAACAAGATACTAGTTTAGTTTTAGTGGAGGTGTCATATGAAGTTTtcagatactaataaaaaataaattataagtCTAATTAATTTGTCATTAACACATGTGTTACTgtactattttattattaaattatgaaataattagatttaaaaaattcatctcagcAATCTATATAATTAGTCACATGGACTAATTAACCCTTGACTTGATTCGAGGGGTTGCTAGCTCGCAGGCGACGAATTGGGAAAACGAAGAGAAGACCTTGGCTTTtaaaaagattttagattttgatactgtagtactttcgtttttaggccttatttagttttcaaatttttgcaaaatttttcagatttcctgtcacatcgaatctttagacacatgcatggagtattaaatatagacgaaagtaaaaactaattgcacagtttggttgaaattgatgagacgaatcttttgagccgttagtctatgattgaacaatatttgtgaaatataaatgaaagtgctacagtgtcgattacccaaaattttttggaactaaacaaggccttatttaacAGACATTGtccatgaagtaactaggcttaaaagattcgtctcgtgatttacagacaaactgtacaattagtttttgttttcatctatggccttgtttagatgtgaaatttttttggatttcgctactgtagcactttcatttgtttatggcaaatattatctaatcatggactaactaggatcaaaagattcgtctcgtgatttacaggtaaactgtgcaattagtttttattttcgtctatatttaatgctttatgcatgtgtcaaaagattcgatgtgacgggaaatcttgaaaactttttggttttcgatgtgaactaaacaaggcctatatttaatgctctatgcatatgttgtaagattcgatgtgatagagaatcttataatttttttggtttttggagtgaactaacaAGACCCTAGgaagaggacgaggaggagagagagagaggggaggtgGAGAAATGAACAGACATGCGTCCCTTTCATCAACGCACGCACGGTCAACATGAAGTCTTTACCATCAAAGTATTAAACTTGTCAAAATGTGTTAGCAAACTACTTCTAGCAAAATACTACTATACTTTATCATCAAAAGTATTGAACTTGTCGCAAAGCTCAGTTTTGAGAGTTGGACCGCCTGGCCTGGCCTGGCCTGGCCTGGAGGAGCGGAGCGGAAGAGATTCGTCTCGTAGTCGTCGATTGGAATTGGATCCCCTCTAACTCTACTCTACCTACGGCTCTCCTCTCCCTCACTCACGAGCCAGGCCCATCCCATCCAATCCAATCCATCTCCATCCTCGCTCGATCCATCCACGCCCACAACCCCCGGAGCCGGTGCCGGAGCCCGCAAGCGACGGGGTCACGGATCGCCACCGCCGCGGCTGCCCGTTTCTTCTCGTCACCTCCGTAGCCTCAAACCCTACCATCCCTAGCAAGCAAGAGCAGATTTCAGGGTCGGGTGCTTGGAAATGGGGGTTGTCTGACAGGGATTCTTCCCTCGCTCCCTCCCAATTCTCCTTCTTCCTCACCCCCTTGTCGAGGGAGGCAGATAAATGTTTGGGgacatggccgccgccgccgactccgGCATGGCCATGCCCTTCTACCCGCTTCAGGACCAGGAGGGAGAGCTCACCACCGATCCCCACCACCACATGCTCTGCTTCATGGGGAGCTCCAACTCTCACCCCGTTCCTCATCCCAATCCCGCTCTCATGCCtagaccaccaccacctcctcctgctcctgcgAGCACCAGCAATGCCACCCTCTTGCCTCCTCCTGTCCCCAACCCTTCCTCCTCACTTCCATCCCCTCCAAAGTACAAGTTCGTCACTGGTTCGCCTGCCGATTGGTGCGCCGATGAGATCGCAACATTGAATCAGGGCCTCATCAGGTCAGCTTAAACACCCTGTCTTCGCTTACTTATTATTGCGTTCTCTCGCCATTCGCTTCCTAGCCTCCATAATGAATCAAATCGCGCCCCTTCATTTAAAATCAAATGAAATGGTACTAGGCCTCAATGCATATCCATTGCAACTTTTGTTTTAGTCAGATTAGGCTGGCCTGCTGGGTTCTCTTGTTTTTCAGTTTTTATCATCATGTTTGTCTCCTGTTCCATAGCCGCATCTCACCCTAAACATACTGTACTCCTTGCCAGGTACGCCCATGAACCTAGTATTATGAAGTACGTCAAGATTGCTGCTATGCTGCCCACTAAAACCATTAGGGATGTTGCACTAAGATGCGTCTGGACTCCTGTAAGTTTATCTTTCTTCGCACTTTTCTGTCATGCATGCATCCACCAGCCGCCATACCATCTCATGGATAGCCATGGGGCTTAGTCCTCATCTCTTCACACACCCTGACACCTTGTAGGCTTACATCCTATTTTTCTTACCCCCAACTGAATGAGGGCGGTCTCTTGCTTCAACTACAGTACCATACTTTCTGAACCCATCATTTGTTTTTGCTCCTTTTCCTTGTGTGCAAGGGACTTGGGCTTTATGGTCTTCAATTGCAAATGAATAGCCCTACTAGCGGTCTTACACTCAAGACTCCAAGTCTCTGCTAATTTGTGTAAAGCTTGCTTCTTATTGTGGTTTACTAGCTGGAACAAACAGTCCTCTTGTCTATAGGTTTTTGCTCCTTTTCTAGTAGCTCTAGACCCAGCTCTAGTTTGTCATTACTTCTTATGTTACTCATAGCTTGCCTGTTTCTTTCGGTGCACTTTAGGGCAAAGAAAGTAGTAGGAGGAAACCTGATGGATATCATGCAGGGACAAACATGACATACTCGAAGGTATTCTTGTCTTCAGTCACATTGAATGATTCATTCGGATGGCTTTAGAGCTTATACAGCAGCTCCTCTACTCATGATTCTGATGATTGCATTCCTGCTGCATCGGTGCAGAATAAAATGGCTGCATCTACCTCGGTAACTAATATTCCGATGCCGCTTCCAAACAATGTGTTCCCATTTTCAATATCACTGCATCATCCAAGTCAAAATAACTTGGTCTCTGTGGAAGGTTGGTCCATCAATAGAGGATTTGTTCCTTTGAATGTGCTAAACCATTTCCTCTGTGTGGCATGTTTCAAATTCAATTGTATAATTCAACTTGTAAGCAGATTTTAACTGTAGGGTTAGTATAGCTATAACATTTACATGACCACATGTAGCCTCAGTTAGGGCTGGTTAATTATTTCTCTCCACGTATTGTCCTTAATTGCCGTTACGAATCGAAGAAAGGTAGTGAATTGAGGAAATAATCTTTGGAAGAGAAGCAACAGATGCATTCTGTTTTTTCTAAGGCATTCCTTTTATTTCTAGAAGGCACAATGACTCCATTTATCTTTAACAGATCAATATTTTCAGGTCGTCTGATTAATCGTGATTAGTCATCCTAATCGGTCCCTGGTGTTCCATTAGGAGGACCGAATCGATTAGCTCGACCAGAAAGCTGGTCATCCGATTAGTCGACGACTAATCAGGATTAGTGGTCTGACTAGGACAGCCAACCAGTTTGGTTACTCTGTATATGTCCTGATATACATGGACGAGTAGATTATTGTGTATACTGTATAGTATATATAGAGGTATACTATATAGTAGGTGTATATATAGGTGTACTATATAGATTATTGTGAATGCTTGCTTTATTGTGTATACTATATAGTGTGTCCTGATATACATGGACGATCAGGGTCGATTAATCGGCCTGGTCGGCCCCATGGCGACCAGGTTCGATCAGACGACCTGAAAACAATGTAACAGATGAAACTTATCTAAAATACTGAAATACATGAAATAACTCCTACTCACGACAAGACTACTGATATTCTCCCAAGCTTTCAACTAGCTTGTTCCGAAGCGTTTCATATGAACAATGCATGGGGTTGTAACAGTTCCTTTGAACAGTGCTGTTGCATGTTGCTATGTACTAGTACTTATGTTGCACTAACTGTAATTCAATATAGTAACATATATGTTAGACAAATAACTGAAAAAATTCTGTCTTGTTGATGTGATTTCATGGAGCTATTTTGTGCTGATTGTTTTTTTTTGGTCCTGATGATGCTCCTCTTTCCCTGTTCTGAGACAGTCCCCATTTTAGATAGTGCAACTCAGCTTCTGGAGGAAAATAATCAGCTACTCAGTCAGATTGCTGCAAATATCAGGACCCTTAAGGTTGGAATACTGATATACTTTATCTAATGTCTATTATTTATGATCCTAAATATGTTAGTGCATCACGGGGAGCACACTAGGCACTGCTGCAAGGGTTACACCCACTATCTGTTGGTCAACAGATGAAACATGGAAAAACAAAAGTGGCTGTGAAACGCAGACATAGTAGTTTGAACTTGAAAGCTACACATGAAAGCTTGAGTCGTGGCAGCACTTCTAAAAGAAAAGAAGCTTAATTTGTTGTAACCTTTTTTGAGATTCCAAATTTTTGTAGACGGAGGAGAACGGGGATCTATTCCTGCACGCAAATAACAATATAAGAGCAATTTCAGAACGGTACGATATTTACTATTTTACTTGTTCGTTCAGCTTCACACATAGACTAAGCACAGGCTTCATATATGGTTGAGTTCTTATCATctactaatatttttttttctcgaacatcaTCGGCTAATATTCAAGTTTGTTCTAGTCATGTCCCTATGTAATTAATATGAACATGAACGCTGCCATGACGCCTCTTTGGTCCTTTCAAAGTGaaagcatttttttttgtttctccaAGTGAGGTAACTTCTGTAAATCTTTTCGTTACAGAATGAGGGAGACACTAGGTATCATGGATCATATGCCTTCCTTGCCCGTACATGTAAATGAAGAGCACCTAAGTTCACTTGTTCATTTGCACAGAGGGGTAAGACCACAGCCTTGGTGATTATATTGCTGACAGAAGCACATTCTGGCAATAAAGGTTGTATGTATTCTTTCCTGATGGTTGCTTCTATTGGTGTGTATATAATAGGCAAGGCTGACATAAAGCTGATGTAGCCAGATACGTTGGATGAGATTGGGAGCTGAGGGGAAGCAAAGATGCAATAGGTGATTTGGTCTATAAATGGCATGAAGAACAACACATCTTGGGCTTGCATTGCAGGATAAGGTGATGATATGTCATATGTTACGGTGAGCAAGGTGAAGCAGAACAAGTAATGCCAGGCTTGATTCTGTTGTTGGGACGATCTTTTGATTGGAAAGTTTTAATTGctgggaaggggaaggggaactCTAGTATAGTGATTGGGGTGCATTTATGATTTTGTGAGGAACATGCTCATCCTTCACTTGGGGGCTCGAAGAAGATAGAGGTAGGCCCAACCAAGGAGAAAAtagtagtactagtactagTATATGAGATTAGAGTAGGCTTAGGCTAGGCCTGATTGAGTCTCCCTCGTGTAAATACAGTATAGGAGACACCACAATGGATGGATGATGTTTCGGTTGCCTGGAATATTGATTAATTTGATGATAATACTAGAGGAAGTTCTTTTTCTAATATATATTCGTACTTGTTTTTATCTTCCGACACTCCCTTAGACTGACTCCAACAAGGGTGACCTAAACAGCATACCTATTTCACGATTTGCGTCCTTCACAGTGAAAGGACGCAGCACCCAAAACTGTCCGCCTCCAACAGACAACCCaacgcaaaaaaaaaacagagcccAACGCCACCCGCCTCCCTCACCAATCCCGGCCAAGTGCGGCCCGCCTCCCTCCCTGGCAAGCACCTCGAGCTGCAAGCTCTCAGCCCGAGATCTAGCGAGGCACTGCGCCCCTTCGCACGGATGAGCTCCGCCCGACATCTCCGAGCGCGAGCTCGGCCCGACATCCGTTGCATCACGAGCGCTCGTGATGATCATCCGTTGCATCACGAGCGCCGCCGCGGGCGAGGCCACCGAGCGCGAGCTCGGCCCGACATCCGGCGAGGCGCGGCGCCCCTTaggctctctcgagctgtgataggATCCCTTTAGCTATgacctattggtcctcaagctttcacaaaaaatattaccataccttgaaatacatggaattttactacggtttggacacataaaagtatgaaaAAGTCTacaattttaccatggtttggagtcctagactttttcagctgtgataggctctctcgagctgtgatagggtccctctagctatgacctattggtcctcaaactttcacaaaaaaaatattaccataccttgaacacatggaattttactatggtttggacacataaaagtatggaaaagtctagaattttaccatggtttagagtcctagactttttcagctgtgataggctccctcgagctgtgatagggtccctcgagctatgacctattggtcctcaagctttcacaaaaaaaatattaccataccttgaacacatagaattttactatggtttggacacataaaagtatggaaaagtctagaattttaccatggtttggagtcctagagtttttcagctgtgataggctctctcgagctgtgatagggaccctcgaggtgtgatagggtccctctagctatgaactgttggtcctcaagctttcacaaaaaaaatattaccataccttgaacacatagaattttactatggtttggactcatcaaagtatggaaaagtctagaattttaccatggtttggagtcctagactttttcaccTGTGATAGGGTCTCTCGAGCTATGATAGGGTCTCTCGAGgtgtgatagggtccctctagctatgaaatattggtcctcaagctttcacaaaaaaataataccataccttgaacacattGAATTTTagtatggtttggacacataaaagtatggaaaagtctagaattttaccatggtttggagtccttgACTTTTTCACCTGTGATAGGCTCTCTCGAGCTATGATAGGGTCTCTCGAGgtgtgatagggtccctctagctatgaactattggtcctcaagctttcacaaaaaaaaatattaccataccttgaacacatggaattttactatggtttggacacataaaagtatgaaaaagtctagaattttaccatggtttggagtcctagactttttcagctgtgataggctctctcgagctgtgatagggtccctctagctatgacctattggtcctcaagctttcacaaaaaaaatattaccataccttgaacacatggaattttactatggtttggacacataaaagtatggaaaaatctagaattttaccatggtttggagtcctagactttttcagttGTGAAaggctctctcgagctgtgatagggtccctcgaggtgtgataGGGTCCCTTTAGCTAAGAACtgttggtcctcaagctttctcaaaaaaaatattacgataccttgaacacatggaattttattatggtttggacacataaaagtatggaaaagtctagaattttaccttggtttggagtcctagactttttcagctgtgatagactctctcgagctgtgatagggtccctctagctatgacctattggtcctcaagctttccaaaaaaaatattaccataacttgaacacatggaattttactatgatttggacacataaaagtatggaaaagtctagagTTTTACCATGATTTAGAGTCGTAGACTTTTTCAACTGTGATAGGCTCTCTCGAGGTGTGATAgggtccctcgaggtgtgatagggtccctctagctatgaactgTTGGTCCTCAAgatttcacaaaaaaaatattaccataccttaaacacatggaattctactatggtttggacacataaaagtatagaaaagtctagaattttaccatggtttggagtcctagactttttctgCTCTGATaggctctctcgagctgtgatagagtccctcgaggtgtgataGGGTCCCTTGAGCTGTGATAGAGTGGTCACACTCATGTTCTCATGTTCTCAGGaaaattccagagtatcgattttccacagggaacgtgagtgtactaattaagaatcaagaacgcccaaggataactatataattgtttttggtgggaagagaggaagtttcctgagagttctctagttgatctaagaatcaagaattacttcaagattatctatatcgggacatcagagcactaaccacagaaagagatgagaaggggggctaggaaggtctgactacggtcctacaaacaccgatccgaacgtggtggaatacgtcgaccgttagggctgtcactaccctaaggctaccacaacaatccgcaggattgggtgccattccaggtaatcgcaagactaaacaccacgtctaatctattaattactactctagcgtcataaagactagagcacttgatgcaagcgggaatccaataaataacttgaatgtaaataaaagtaattaaagaactcaggaattatgaattgaagaacctggagaacgatgaagaacgaaccagttgctgcaaaagtacaatgttgaggaagatccgacagatccggctcctccttctccgctctcctcttctctctccctattttctagattacaactagaactaactagaactagaagaactagaactagaactagatgaactagagggatcctctctacttggatgaagaattgaaaccctagctttgattctgtagaagaggtatgatctctaggggccagggggtctggttttatagtcccttcaagtgaatctgggccgttggatcaaaccgacttagattgaacggttatccttgatcctttaggtcggtggagatcttggccgaaacagagtcctgattggagtccaggagggggcgggcgcccagggcaactgggcgggcgcccagtccctggccccgttcggcctctgcttccttcccgtggcttgtggagtcttctagatgatagaaaattgcgtgacacgttaatatctctatgtaaacccgacgtgtgggcctttcctccatatttcctgataaccccctgcagaaatagacaaacacc
This window of the Sorghum bicolor cultivar BTx623 chromosome 7, Sorghum_bicolor_NCBIv3, whole genome shotgun sequence genome carries:
- the LOC8064311 gene encoding uncharacterized protein LOC8064311 isoform X2, whose protein sequence is MFGDMAAAADSGMAMPFYPLQDQEGELTTDPHHHMLCFMGSSNSHPVPHPNPALMPRPPPPPPAPASTSNATLLPPPVPNPSSSLPSPPKYKFVTGSPADWCADEIATLNQGLIRYAHEPSIMKYVKIAAMLPTKTIRDVALRCVWTPGKESSRRKPDGYHAGTNMTYSKNKMAASTSVTNIPMPLPNNVFPFSISLHHPSQNNLVSVEDSATQLLEENNQLLSQIAANIRTLKTEENGDLFLHANNNIRAISERMRETLGIMDHMPSLPVHVNEEHLSSLVHLHRGVRPQPW
- the LOC8064311 gene encoding uncharacterized protein LOC8064311 isoform X1 → MFGDMAAAADSGMAMPFYPLQDQEGELTTDPHHHMLCFMGSSNSHPVPHPNPALMPRPPPPPPAPASTSNATLLPPPVPNPSSSLPSPPKYKFVTGSPADWCADEIATLNQGLIRYAHEPSIMKYVKIAAMLPTKTIRDVALRCVWTPGKESSRRKPDGYHAGTNMTYSKNKMAASTSVTNIPMPLPNNVFPFSISLHHPSQNNLVSVEVPILDSATQLLEENNQLLSQIAANIRTLKTEENGDLFLHANNNIRAISERMRETLGIMDHMPSLPVHVNEEHLSSLVHLHRGVRPQPW
- the LOC8064311 gene encoding uncharacterized protein LOC8064311 isoform X3, producing the protein MFGDMAAAADSGMAMPFYPLQDQEGELTTDPHHHMLCFMGSSNSHPVPHPNPALMPRPPPPPPAPASTSNATLLPPPVPNPSSSLPSPPKYKFVTGSPADWCADEIATLNQGLIRYAHEPSIMKYVKIAAMLPTKTIRDVALRCVWTPGKESSRRKPDGYHAGTNMTYSKNKMAASTSVTNIPMPLPNNVFPFSISLHHPSQNNLVSVEVPILDSATQLLEENNQLLSQIAANIRTLKTEENGDLFLHANNNIRAISERMRETLGIMDHMPSLPVHVNEEHLSSLVHLHRGARLT